One genomic window of Ignavibacteriota bacterium includes the following:
- a CDS encoding potassium transporter TrkA: MASLSQRFKYRFDNFMARGTGALIGGLGALALMLLLLVVGALWLLGAVPQDAGGHSLWGMTWLTFMRMIDTGAISGDSGTALYVALMFLATLGGIFLMSTLIGVLNSGIEARLATLRRGRSRVLEQNHTVILGWSPMVHAIISELVIANANRPRACIAILADRDKVEMEEEIREKIPDTRGTRIVCRSGDAIDLDDLEIVNPREARAIVILAPDSGNPDAQVIKMILALTNNPRRKEGKYHIVAEIHDERNLEVAALVGRDEVELVLADDLISKITAQTCRQSGLSVVYNELLDFDGCEIYTRACPELAGRSYAEVVMAYDTSAVIGILRAGRDVYVNPPADTPFAADDHVIAITEDDDTLVRAAAAPQVDEAAMVWSAAEVPLRETTLMLGWNRRGPRILRELDRYVGMGSEMIVVSSLAGTEDELEQTIETLKNTTTRFIHADTTLRATLDTLDCARFDHIILLSYAEAYPAQEADARTLMTLLHLRDIADRSGRSFSIVSEMLDSRNRALADVTRADDFIVSNLIDSRLLAQIAENKHLASVFREIFDADGSEIYIKPAEQYIRPGTAVTFATVVASALRRGETAIGYRLRAHASDPSRAYGVLINPTKSHPITLNAGDRVIVLAEN; this comes from the coding sequence ATGGCTTCTCTTTCGCAACGATTCAAATACCGGTTCGACAATTTTATGGCCCGCGGCACGGGGGCGCTCATCGGCGGACTCGGCGCGCTCGCGCTCATGCTGCTGCTCCTCGTTGTCGGTGCGCTCTGGCTGCTCGGCGCGGTCCCGCAGGACGCGGGCGGACACTCGCTGTGGGGCATGACCTGGCTCACCTTCATGCGCATGATCGACACGGGCGCGATCAGCGGCGACAGCGGCACGGCGCTGTATGTGGCCCTGATGTTCCTCGCAACTCTCGGCGGCATCTTTCTCATGAGCACACTCATCGGTGTGCTGAACAGCGGCATAGAGGCGCGTCTCGCAACGCTGCGGCGCGGCCGTTCGCGCGTGCTCGAGCAGAATCACACGGTCATACTCGGCTGGTCGCCCATGGTGCACGCGATCATCTCCGAGCTGGTCATCGCCAATGCCAACCGTCCGCGCGCCTGCATCGCCATTCTTGCGGACCGCGATAAAGTGGAGATGGAGGAGGAGATCCGCGAGAAAATCCCCGACACACGCGGCACACGCATCGTATGCCGTTCGGGTGATGCGATCGACCTCGACGATCTCGAGATCGTGAATCCGCGCGAAGCGCGCGCCATCGTGATACTGGCGCCGGATTCCGGGAATCCCGACGCGCAGGTGATCAAGATGATTCTTGCCCTCACGAACAATCCGCGCCGCAAGGAGGGGAAATATCACATCGTGGCCGAGATACACGACGAGCGGAACCTCGAGGTGGCAGCTCTTGTCGGCAGGGACGAAGTGGAGCTGGTGCTGGCCGACGATCTGATCTCGAAGATCACCGCGCAGACTTGCCGGCAGTCGGGCCTCTCGGTGGTGTACAACGAGCTGCTCGATTTCGACGGCTGCGAGATATACACACGCGCCTGTCCGGAACTTGCCGGACGCAGCTACGCCGAGGTGGTGATGGCCTACGACACCTCCGCGGTGATCGGGATTCTGCGTGCGGGACGCGACGTGTATGTGAATCCTCCCGCTGACACTCCGTTTGCCGCCGACGATCACGTCATCGCCATCACCGAAGACGACGACACGCTTGTGCGCGCCGCGGCGGCGCCGCAGGTGGACGAGGCGGCGATGGTGTGGTCCGCCGCCGAGGTACCCCTGCGAGAAACGACACTGATGCTCGGGTGGAACAGGCGCGGTCCGCGCATTCTGCGCGAGCTTGATCGATACGTGGGCATGGGATCCGAGATGATTGTCGTCTCCTCGCTGGCAGGCACGGAGGATGAACTCGAGCAGACCATCGAAACGCTGAAGAACACCACCACACGTTTCATCCACGCCGACACGACCTTGCGCGCCACGCTCGACACGCTCGACTGCGCGCGATTCGACCACATCATCCTGTTGAGCTATGCGGAGGCCTATCCCGCGCAGGAGGCCGATGCGCGCACGCTGATGACGCTGCTGCATCTGCGCGACATCGCCGACCGTTCCGGCCGGTCCTTCAGCATCGTGAGCGAGATGCTCGACTCGCGCAACCGCGCATTGGCCGATGTGACACGCGCCGACGACTTCATCGTGAGCAATCTCATCGACAGCCGGCTGCTCGCGCAGATCGCCGAGAACAAACATCTTGCGTCCGTGTTCCGCGAAATCTTCGATGCCGACGGCTCGGAGATCTACATCAAACCCGCGGAGCAGTACATCCGCCCCGGCACGGCCGTCACATTTGCCACCGTCGTCGCCTCCGCCTTGCGCCGTGGTGAAACCGCCATCGGCTACCGCCTCCGCGCTCACGCCTCCGACCCGTCACGCGCCTACGGTGTTTTGATCAATCCCACTAAATCGCATCCGATTACCCTGAATGCGGGCGACCGCGTGATTGTACTCGCCGAGAATTGA
- a CDS encoding glycosyltransferase, with amino-acid sequence MGNETRRRRVLVIAYYFPPLGLSGVQRTLKFVKYLPSFGWEPTVLTVEDRGYFARDEGLLAELDGLPVEILRTPSLDPLHLFRKKKVVQMPSGRSYGAAVKLGSFFLVPDNKIGWRRHALRAARAAHERNPFDLIFATAPPFTGFLIARDARKQLGLPLVLDYRDPWLENPLHSYPTPLHRFLHHRMEMSVLRYAHHIVTINRRMKELTLGSSRLLSHNDVTILPQGFDPADFEGSVVSADPTRMHIVYTGTFYIDRRPDSFLEALSRFFERAPRARGQVMVSFAGTPREEDRRKIAAMKLDDCVHMLGYLPHSDCVRLTRSADVLWLTIGSSRGMDVASTGKLYEYLAARKPILASVPEGEARRTLEKSGVAFLSEPTDVQAMTAHLETLHARWRAHSLPAPADSFLAQFDRRHLTGELAKIFANVLHEDQVIP; translated from the coding sequence ATGGGAAACGAAACACGCAGGCGGCGCGTGCTCGTCATCGCCTATTACTTCCCGCCTCTGGGTCTCAGCGGTGTGCAGCGCACGCTCAAGTTTGTCAAGTACCTGCCCTCCTTCGGCTGGGAACCGACAGTTCTCACCGTCGAGGACCGCGGGTACTTCGCGCGCGACGAGGGTCTGCTCGCCGAACTCGACGGGCTTCCCGTCGAGATTCTGCGCACGCCGTCTCTCGATCCCCTGCACCTTTTCCGCAAGAAGAAGGTGGTGCAGATGCCCTCGGGCCGTTCTTACGGCGCGGCGGTAAAGCTCGGCAGTTTTTTCCTCGTGCCCGACAACAAGATCGGATGGCGCAGGCATGCCTTGCGCGCGGCGCGCGCGGCGCACGAGCGGAATCCCTTCGACCTGATCTTCGCGACGGCGCCGCCCTTCACCGGTTTCCTCATCGCGCGCGACGCGCGCAAGCAGCTCGGGCTGCCCCTTGTGCTCGATTACCGGGATCCCTGGCTCGAGAATCCGCTGCACTCGTACCCGACGCCGCTGCACCGCTTCCTCCATCACCGCATGGAAATGAGCGTGCTGCGTTACGCGCATCATATCGTGACGATCAACCGGCGCATGAAGGAACTCACGCTCGGAAGTTCGCGCCTGCTGTCGCACAACGACGTCACCATACTGCCGCAGGGATTCGACCCCGCCGACTTCGAGGGATCCGTCGTCTCCGCCGACCCCACCCGCATGCACATCGTCTACACCGGCACCTTTTACATCGACCGCAGACCCGACAGTTTTCTCGAGGCGCTGTCGCGGTTTTTCGAACGCGCGCCGCGCGCGCGCGGACAGGTGATGGTCTCTTTCGCCGGAACCCCGCGCGAGGAGGACCGCCGCAAAATCGCGGCCATGAAACTCGACGACTGCGTGCACATGCTGGGCTATCTTCCGCACAGCGACTGTGTGCGGCTGACACGCTCGGCCGACGTGTTGTGGCTGACCATCGGATCGTCGCGCGGCATGGATGTTGCGTCCACAGGTAAACTCTACGAATACCTCGCGGCGCGCAAACCCATTCTCGCAAGCGTGCCCGAGGGCGAGGCCCGCCGCACGCTCGAAAAATCGGGTGTGGCCTTCCTCTCGGAACCAACCGACGTCCAGGCCATGACCGCGCATCTCGAAACGCTGCACGCCCGCTGGCGCGCACACTCACTGCCCGCGCCCGCGGACTCATTCCTCGCACAATTCGACCGCCGCCACCTCACCGGCGAACTCGCAAAAATCTTCGCCAACGTCCTGCACGAGGATCAGGTTATCCCATGA
- a CDS encoding T9SS type A sorting domain-containing protein, with protein MTYKRILFSVLLAVTLLGLTPVAQATHFRGGTLTWQQAGGNKIRFTFNVAYRRSFPLWSSVMPGGTFSDAGDRFYFGDGANVGLTFTATAVDLPNDIVFGTAVIEHIYPSTGNFIAYFTDCCRISTLRDGNNDANYRMETKVNVGSPFNNSPLISAPGIVNLAVGQTAATFSVAATDPDGNAVSYRLATTIESGLPTVSPVGLSLNGSTGQITFNTVGTTVGWTYALVVVAEDGTSKVMADFLIRIVGPSASPAFIAPTPTAGAIFTVTPPGNTVNFTVAASDPDAGSVVSLLPSSLPLGATFTPTLSGGSTASSDFSWTPSLGQPGTYLLTFVARDNVGVQVQRSFQVNVLCPLSVTLAGTTPVTCPGGSDGAIDVTVTNATAPVTYTWTGPGGYASSSLDISGLAAGTYDLTVRDANACVGTLQVVVVQDDAVDPQITAPSDVTVSTDADLCTTAGVNVVLGTPATSDNCTVSTVTNDAPSSFPIGATIVTWTVTDQDGNDATATQTVTVEDNQTPVITPASAATMWPPNHAYVSFSVADMITSIGDNCATLGAGDAVITSAWSDEAEDAQGGGDGNTVDDIVIAADCKSLQLRRERQGGGNGRVYTVNLAVSDGAGNTGTAQYQVKVPHNNNGTATDDGQNYTENSTCAISKAGRGIAELPAGYALEQNYPNPFNPTTTISFSIPADNAVRLAVYDMYGREVAVAAEGTFTAGMHRVTFDASALPSGSYIYALQAGSVLVQKTMQLVK; from the coding sequence ATGACATACAAACGTATCCTCTTTTCCGTATTGCTCGCCGTCACGCTGCTGGGTTTGACCCCGGTTGCGCAGGCGACCCACTTCCGCGGCGGAACGCTCACCTGGCAGCAGGCGGGTGGCAACAAGATCCGCTTCACGTTCAACGTGGCGTACCGGCGGTCGTTTCCGCTGTGGTCCTCCGTGATGCCCGGCGGCACGTTCAGCGACGCCGGCGACCGTTTCTACTTCGGCGACGGCGCGAATGTGGGACTCACGTTCACCGCCACCGCCGTCGACCTGCCCAACGACATCGTGTTCGGCACGGCCGTCATCGAGCACATCTATCCGTCCACGGGGAATTTCATCGCGTACTTCACCGACTGTTGCCGCATCAGCACGCTGCGCGACGGCAACAACGACGCCAATTACCGCATGGAGACGAAGGTCAACGTGGGGTCGCCGTTTAACAACAGTCCGCTCATCTCCGCGCCCGGCATCGTGAACCTCGCCGTGGGACAGACGGCCGCCACGTTCAGTGTGGCCGCCACGGACCCCGACGGCAACGCCGTCTCGTACCGTCTCGCAACCACAATCGAATCGGGACTCCCGACCGTCAGTCCCGTGGGACTGAGTCTCAACGGCAGCACCGGGCAGATCACGTTCAACACCGTCGGTACGACGGTGGGATGGACCTATGCGCTCGTGGTGGTTGCGGAGGACGGCACCTCGAAGGTGATGGCCGACTTCCTCATCCGCATCGTCGGGCCGTCGGCGTCGCCCGCGTTCATCGCGCCCACACCGACCGCGGGTGCCATCTTCACCGTCACTCCGCCGGGCAACACCGTGAACTTCACCGTGGCGGCGAGTGATCCCGACGCGGGAAGCGTGGTGTCGCTGCTGCCCTCGTCGCTCCCGCTCGGCGCAACGTTCACGCCGACGCTGTCGGGCGGTTCCACCGCATCGAGCGACTTCTCGTGGACTCCGTCGCTCGGGCAGCCGGGCACGTATCTCCTCACCTTCGTCGCGCGCGACAACGTGGGTGTGCAGGTGCAGCGCAGCTTCCAGGTCAACGTGCTGTGCCCGCTCAGCGTGACCCTCGCCGGTACCACGCCCGTCACCTGCCCCGGCGGCTCAGACGGCGCCATCGACGTGACGGTGACGAACGCCACGGCACCCGTGACGTACACGTGGACGGGACCGGGCGGGTACGCCTCGTCGTCGCTCGACATCAGCGGCCTCGCCGCCGGCACCTACGACCTCACCGTACGCGACGCGAACGCCTGCGTCGGCACGCTGCAGGTGGTGGTCGTGCAGGACGACGCGGTCGATCCGCAGATCACCGCACCGTCCGATGTGACCGTGTCGACGGATGCGGACCTGTGCACAACCGCGGGCGTCAACGTGGTGCTCGGCACGCCGGCAACGTCCGACAACTGCACGGTGTCAACCGTGACAAACGACGCACCCTCCAGTTTCCCGATCGGTGCGACGATTGTGACATGGACCGTGACGGATCAGGACGGCAACGATGCCACCGCCACGCAGACCGTGACGGTCGAGGACAATCAGACGCCGGTCATCACTCCCGCGTCCGCGGCGACGATGTGGCCGCCGAATCATGCGTACGTGAGCTTCTCCGTGGCCGACATGATAACCTCGATCGGCGACAACTGCGCCACACTCGGCGCGGGTGATGCCGTAATCACATCCGCGTGGAGTGACGAAGCCGAGGATGCACAGGGTGGCGGCGACGGCAACACCGTCGACGACATCGTGATCGCGGCCGACTGCAAGTCGCTGCAGCTCCGCCGCGAAAGGCAGGGCGGTGGCAACGGCCGTGTGTATACCGTGAATCTCGCCGTGTCCGACGGCGCCGGCAACACCGGCACCGCGCAGTACCAGGTGAAGGTGCCGCACAACAACAACGGCACCGCCACGGACGACGGTCAGAACTACACGGAGAATTCCACGTGTGCAATCAGCAAGGCAGGCCGCGGCATCGCGGAGCTTCCCGCCGGCTACGCGCTCGAGCAGAACTATCCGAATCCGTTTAATCCGACCACGACGATCAGCTTCAGCATTCCGGCCGACAATGCCGTGCGCCTCGCGGTGTACGACATGTATGGCAGGGAAGTAGCCGTTGCAGCCGAAGGAACCTTCACCGCGGGCATGCACCGCGTAACTTTCGATGCGTCGGCCCTGCCGAGCGGCTCGTACATCTACGCGCTGCAGGCGGGATCCGTGCTCGTGCAGAAGACGATGCAGCTCGTGAAATAA
- a CDS encoding carboxypeptidase regulatory-like domain-containing protein, which translates to MKHIPIYLALCVVLSIHGRAQYSLVNQAMTLTGSGYVSVPYAGAFNADLNQTGMLSIDAWVNPTVLSGYQTIVGNDYVTGYYLGITPSGQVRFYPRGGTLYDSPGTIAANTWTHVGVSFNARKGDVRVYINGVLNGSTTIASGSVGYVTSGDLRIGADRQSGSPAYYFTGRIDEVRIWNAEISFSSAAGLLYKVPHAVYNGLHGADLAAGWRLNGTADGVDGQYGGSASGSGVSFSGASLPPHYTRIGALLTNVQPITAAGTQDYFTIPHDASVSLLQNYTLECWVKPSSTNGSTSYQTFISKSSIYMNQWTYWLGLNKSTGKVRFVPNGDFADGLESSPTLTTGVWTHVAARYTVSGNSRIAQIFINGAPAGSKSYSRNATANQLPVLIGRSDASAMPGNGYGYSGVIDEVRLWNTARSDDEIANNHRLELSGSVAGLVASYHFDGDVLDASGTGNNGFHTLAPSSIAYFLDASDLPPRPTITVIAANGGETWTIGSTRTIQWSASNLSKVKIELSRDNGATYAEVLTPSVNASPGSLNWVVTGPETDNARIRVTTTTSTSVADESNTSFRIIQPPPVLLVSPSSLVFAAPQAGAAPPPQKLYISNTGGGTLTWSADVGITPWIAVSPTAGSSNTDSLEVTITDTNLPEGSYNATITFGGNASNIPVSVPVTYRVTKKQIVSISGRVLSPAGAPLAGVEIGVFGSISASSSTDGTGFYIVPGLPADSYNVIPSSPFYDFAPPTRSYPSLTGDVTDANFTATAKRGKVMLRWREGWNLISFPVIPDITDLKLLLPACELPAYLYSAAKGYEETSTVQFGRMEMWLKFKGSDSAEVQGLLLPAVQKIVSAADGGWHLIGVPSGPVDVSAMTQSPSGIIGQMYEYDPWLGYIPPVGGVLRPGRAYFMRAMGDGSVRVAALRLFSPWVPLPTLRYPSADVLRDYPPAPPRE; encoded by the coding sequence ATGAAACACATACCGATATACCTCGCCCTGTGTGTTGTGCTCTCGATTCACGGCCGCGCGCAGTATTCGCTGGTCAATCAGGCGATGACGCTCACGGGCTCCGGGTACGTATCCGTTCCGTATGCGGGCGCGTTCAACGCCGATCTGAACCAGACGGGAATGTTGAGCATCGATGCGTGGGTGAATCCGACAGTGTTGTCCGGATATCAGACCATCGTCGGCAACGACTACGTGACAGGCTACTATCTAGGCATCACGCCAAGCGGGCAGGTGCGCTTTTATCCGCGCGGCGGGACGTTGTACGACAGTCCGGGCACCATCGCGGCGAACACCTGGACACATGTGGGTGTGTCGTTCAACGCGCGGAAGGGCGATGTACGCGTGTATATCAACGGCGTGCTGAACGGCAGCACCACCATCGCGTCCGGCAGCGTCGGGTACGTCACCTCGGGCGACCTGCGCATCGGGGCCGACAGGCAGTCGGGTTCACCCGCGTATTATTTCACCGGTCGCATCGACGAGGTGCGGATCTGGAATGCCGAGATTAGTTTTTCGAGCGCGGCGGGCCTGCTATACAAGGTGCCGCACGCCGTGTACAACGGACTGCATGGAGCCGACCTCGCCGCGGGCTGGCGCTTGAACGGCACTGCCGACGGCGTCGACGGACAGTACGGCGGTTCCGCTTCCGGCTCGGGCGTCTCCTTCTCGGGCGCCTCGCTGCCGCCGCATTACACACGCATCGGCGCGCTGCTCACGAATGTGCAGCCCATCACCGCCGCGGGGACGCAGGACTATTTCACCATCCCGCACGATGCATCGGTGTCGCTGCTGCAAAATTACACTCTCGAGTGCTGGGTGAAACCCTCGTCCACAAACGGCAGCACGTCGTATCAGACCTTCATCTCGAAGAGTTCGATCTACATGAATCAATGGACGTACTGGCTGGGGCTCAACAAATCCACCGGCAAAGTGCGCTTTGTGCCGAACGGCGATTTTGCCGACGGGCTTGAATCGTCTCCGACTCTGACAACCGGCGTGTGGACACATGTGGCTGCGCGCTACACGGTGTCGGGAAACAGCCGCATCGCGCAGATCTTCATCAATGGGGCGCCCGCGGGCAGCAAGTCGTATTCGCGCAACGCGACGGCCAACCAACTGCCCGTGCTGATAGGTCGCAGCGACGCCTCCGCCATGCCGGGCAACGGCTACGGCTACTCGGGCGTCATCGACGAGGTGCGCCTCTGGAACACCGCGCGCAGCGACGACGAGATCGCGAACAATCACCGCCTCGAGCTGAGCGGATCCGTCGCGGGCCTCGTCGCGTCGTATCATTTTGACGGCGACGTGCTCGATGCCTCCGGCACGGGAAACAACGGGTTCCATACTCTCGCGCCGTCCTCGATCGCCTATTTCCTCGACGCCTCGGATCTGCCCCCGCGTCCGACGATCACGGTCATCGCGGCGAACGGCGGCGAGACATGGACCATCGGCAGCACGCGCACGATACAGTGGAGCGCGTCGAATCTTTCGAAGGTGAAGATCGAACTCTCGCGCGACAATGGCGCGACCTATGCCGAAGTGCTCACGCCGTCGGTGAACGCGTCGCCCGGTTCACTGAACTGGGTGGTGACCGGACCCGAGACCGACAATGCACGGATCCGTGTCACAACCACGACGTCCACCAGCGTGGCCGACGAGAGCAACACATCCTTCCGCATCATACAACCGCCGCCGGTGCTGCTGGTCTCGCCCTCGTCGCTGGTGTTCGCCGCGCCGCAGGCGGGTGCAGCGCCCCCGCCGCAAAAGCTGTACATAAGCAACACGGGTGGAGGCACGCTCACCTGGTCGGCCGACGTCGGCATCACGCCATGGATCGCGGTGAGCCCCACAGCAGGATCCTCGAACACCGATTCGTTGGAGGTGACAATCACCGACACGAATCTGCCCGAGGGATCATACAATGCGACCATCACGTTTGGAGGCAACGCCTCCAACATCCCCGTGTCTGTTCCGGTCACGTACCGTGTCACAAAGAAGCAGATCGTCTCCATTTCCGGCCGTGTGCTGTCGCCCGCGGGCGCTCCGCTGGCGGGTGTGGAAATTGGCGTGTTCGGCTCGATCAGCGCCTCGAGCAGCACCGACGGCACGGGTTTCTACATTGTGCCGGGTCTGCCCGCGGATTCGTACAATGTGATTCCGTCGAGTCCCTTCTACGATTTTGCGCCGCCGACACGCAGCTATCCCTCGCTGACCGGCGACGTGACCGACGCGAACTTCACCGCCACTGCGAAACGCGGCAAGGTGATGCTGCGCTGGCGCGAGGGGTGGAACCTGATCTCCTTCCCCGTAATCCCGGATATTACGGACCTCAAACTCCTCCTTCCCGCCTGCGAACTGCCCGCGTACCTGTACTCGGCCGCGAAGGGATACGAGGAAACGAGCACCGTGCAGTTCGGCAGAATGGAGATGTGGCTCAAGTTCAAGGGCAGTGACAGTGCCGAAGTACAGGGCCTGCTTCTCCCCGCGGTGCAGAAGATCGTGTCGGCGGCCGACGGTGGGTGGCATCTGATCGGCGTGCCGAGCGGACCCGTCGATGTGAGCGCCATGACACAGTCGCCATCGGGTATCATCGGCCAGATGTACGAGTACGATCCGTGGCTTGGGTACATTCCGCCCGTCGGTGGCGTGCTGCGTCCGGGCCGCGCCTACTTCATGCGCGCGATGGGTGACGGCAGCGTGCGTGTCGCCGCGCTCCGGCTCTTCTCGCCCTGGGTGCCGCTCCCGACGCTGCGGTACCCGAGCGCCGACGTGCTCCGCGACTATCCGCCCGCGCCCCCGCGCGAGTGA
- the purD gene encoding phosphoribosylamine--glycine ligase, translating to MKILVIGSGGREHAICWKLSKSPSTPALYCAPGNAGTAQVAENVPIAATDVQGLLVWAKNHGIDLTVVGPEAPLAEGIVDAFRAEGLRIFGPTRAAAQLETSKAFAKDFMRRHHIPTAAYKVFHEGEQDEARAFLRDAAYPVVLKASGLAAGKGVVIARGYDEAGLEADAMLSGAAFGDAGRTLVIEEFLEGVEASVFALTDGNRFVTLAPAQDHKRILDNDMGKNTGGMGAYAPTPFVPTEVLADIKIRIIKPVIDGMKADGVPFTGVLFVGIMLTDEGPKVLEFNCRFGDPETQVVLPLIDEDLVRLLDDIARGDLQRNRIALHDANAVCVVMAASGYPDAYDTGRRISGLESIDPDAEGVLVFHSGTKLGSDGVVTAGGRVLGVTALGPGRDLRDTITLAYSAVARIRFDGAYYRTDIGRKALL from the coding sequence ATGAAAATCCTCGTCATCGGCAGCGGCGGCCGCGAACACGCGATCTGCTGGAAATTGAGCAAGAGTCCATCCACGCCGGCACTGTATTGCGCGCCAGGGAATGCCGGCACGGCGCAGGTGGCGGAGAACGTTCCGATCGCGGCGACCGATGTGCAGGGCCTGCTGGTCTGGGCGAAGAACCACGGGATCGACCTGACCGTGGTGGGTCCTGAAGCACCTCTTGCCGAGGGCATCGTCGATGCCTTCCGCGCCGAGGGGCTCAGAATTTTCGGACCGACACGCGCGGCCGCGCAGCTCGAGACGAGCAAGGCCTTCGCGAAGGACTTCATGCGGAGGCATCACATTCCGACCGCGGCCTACAAGGTGTTCCATGAAGGCGAGCAGGACGAGGCGCGCGCCTTTCTCCGCGATGCCGCGTATCCGGTGGTGCTGAAGGCGAGCGGCCTCGCGGCCGGCAAGGGCGTGGTGATTGCGCGAGGATACGACGAAGCAGGACTCGAAGCGGACGCGATGCTGAGCGGCGCGGCCTTTGGCGATGCGGGCCGCACGCTGGTCATCGAGGAATTTCTCGAGGGTGTCGAGGCCTCGGTCTTTGCGCTCACCGACGGCAACCGTTTTGTCACACTTGCACCCGCGCAGGATCACAAGCGCATCCTCGACAACGACATGGGAAAAAACACCGGCGGTATGGGCGCCTACGCCCCGACCCCGTTTGTCCCCACCGAGGTACTGGCTGACATAAAAATACGCATCATCAAACCCGTGATCGACGGCATGAAAGCCGACGGTGTACCATTCACAGGCGTCCTGTTTGTGGGTATCATGCTCACCGACGAAGGGCCCAAGGTGCTCGAATTCAACTGCCGCTTCGGCGACCCGGAAACGCAGGTGGTGCTGCCGCTCATCGACGAGGACCTCGTGCGCCTGCTCGACGACATAGCGCGCGGCGACCTGCAGCGCAACCGCATCGCGTTGCACGACGCCAATGCCGTGTGTGTGGTGATGGCGGCGAGCGGCTATCCCGACGCGTATGACACAGGCAGGCGTATCTCGGGTCTCGAGAGTATCGATCCCGACGCCGAAGGCGTCCTGGTCTTCCATTCCGGCACAAAACTCGGCAGTGACGGCGTCGTCACCGCCGGCGGCCGCGTGCTCGGCGTCACCGCCCTCGGACCCGGCCGCGACCTGCGCGACACCATTACACTCGCCTACTCCGCCGTCGCGCGCATCCGCTTCGACGGTGCGTACTATCGCACCGATATCGGACGGAAAGCTCTGCTGTAA
- a CDS encoding aminopeptidase P family protein — MRARKLDVLLLHHLPSIRHLTGFTGSNALLYVTPRGGVLATDSRYATQVRDEVSGWRILVPADGLLTEALRRSLRGTPPARIGLEYARVTHQQYRHMRSLFAGASFVDMSGMPDRLRSIKSDDEVAAIRAAAGIADDVFVSLLDWLRPGMREREIAAEISYRLRLHGAERDAFEPIVVSGPRSALVHGQPSDRALRAGDPLLLDFGCVVRGYASDITRTISVGRARPAMRRMHAAVLDAQRAAIDAAQAGVDTRDVDAAARTVLDTRGYGEYFSHALGHGLGLEVHELPRLSRLSPGTLETGMVFTVEPGVYIPGKGGVRIEDDVLLAPDGGELLTQAPRALIEL, encoded by the coding sequence ATGCGTGCGCGCAAGCTCGATGTGCTGCTCCTGCACCATCTTCCGAGCATACGGCATCTGACCGGCTTTACCGGATCGAACGCCCTGCTCTATGTGACACCGCGCGGCGGCGTGCTGGCGACGGATTCGCGGTATGCCACGCAGGTGCGCGATGAAGTGTCGGGGTGGCGCATCCTCGTGCCCGCCGACGGGCTGCTGACGGAGGCACTGCGCCGCAGTCTGCGCGGCACACCCCCCGCCCGTATCGGACTCGAGTACGCACGGGTAACCCATCAACAGTACCGTCACATGCGCAGTCTTTTTGCGGGCGCATCGTTTGTGGATATGTCGGGCATGCCCGACCGGCTTCGCTCCATCAAATCCGACGACGAAGTCGCGGCCATACGCGCGGCGGCTGGCATCGCCGACGACGTGTTTGTGTCGCTGCTCGATTGGCTGCGTCCGGGCATGCGAGAGCGCGAGATTGCCGCCGAAATATCGTACCGTCTGCGTCTGCACGGCGCCGAGCGTGATGCCTTCGAACCGATCGTAGTGTCGGGTCCGCGCTCCGCTCTTGTACACGGCCAGCCCTCCGATCGCGCGCTGCGCGCGGGCGATCCTCTGCTGTTGGATTTCGGCTGTGTGGTGCGCGGCTACGCGAGCGACATCACGCGCACGATATCCGTGGGCCGCGCGCGGCCAGCGATGCGGCGCATGCATGCGGCCGTGCTCGACGCGCAGCGTGCCGCCATCGACGCGGCGCAGGCGGGCGTCGACACGCGGGATGTGGACGCGGCCGCGCGGACCGTGCTCGATACGCGGGGATACGGCGAATACTTTTCACACGCACTCGGACATGGTCTCGGACTCGAGGTACATGAACTTCCGCGCTTGAGCCGCCTCTCGCCCGGCACACTCGAAACCGGCATGGTCTTCACTGTCGAACCGGGTGTGTACATACCCGGCAAAGGCGGCGTGCGCATCGAAGACGACGTGCTGCTTGCACCGGACGGCGGCGAACTGCTTACACAGGCGCCACGCGCGCTCATCGAGTTGTAA